The nucleotide sequence TCGTCTATCATAAAAGAGAACCCTGCGAGTGCTATAGATAATGTCTTGTTCATAATATTAGTTTTGAGAGTGAGAGTTTGATGTGATTTGGTTGACGGAATCTGTCAGTTCCTGCCAGGTGGTTTGTAATTCTGCTAGGAAGAGACTTCCTTTTTCAGTAATCTGATAATACTTTCTGGGCGGTCCACTTGTAGATTCTTCCCATCTGTAAGCGAGGAATTCGCCGTTTTTCAATCTTGTAAGGAGAGGATAAAGAGTTCCTTCCACTACATCCAGTTTTCCTTTTTTGAGAGATTCTATCAGGTCGGAAACATACATTTCGCGTTGTTGAATAAGACTCAAAATACAGAATTCCAGAATTCCTTTACGCATTTGCGCTTTTGTGTTCTCGGTATTCATATTAATTGTTTGGTTAAAATTCAAATAATTATAAAGTTTAATGTTCTTGCTTTCTTGAGTTTTTAAGTCGGCTTCGAACTCGCTTCTCTAACTTTACATTGCAAAGATATATAAATAGAATGGTATTATGCAATACAAAGTAGTAAATATTTTTAAAGTATTTATTTAAGTAATTGATAATCAGTATTAAAATTTTAATAAATGATTTTGATGAAATTTACAAATTCAAAAATTTTGATGATTTATTGAATTAATTTTAAAAAAATGCTTTTAAAATTTGCAGATGAGAAATGTTTTCATACTTTCGTAGCAGATTTACAAAACGATAATGAATTTTACAACCACAACAACGATTTCTACAACAACTACAATTCGTAGCTGCAGAAAGGCGTGTTTGTGATATTGTGAAAAATAGATAATTAACAAAAGCCTTTCTGAATTCAGAAAGGCTTTTTTATTTTGAAAAAATTTAAACATACTAATTCAAAATAAAGCTCCAGAGGAGCAAACGGGTAATAGAAAAAACATTCGTGCAAAAATCAGAGCTCCCTAGGAGCGACCTGTCAATAGAAAAATGTAAAATATAAATAATGAAAATTTTAAAATTTGGGGGAACTTCGGTTGGAAGTGTAGAAGCATTGAGAAATGTAAAATCAATCATTGAGAAAGAATTTAATAAAGACAAAGCTTTAATCGTTGTTTGTTCCGCTTTGTCAGGAATCACGAATGCGCTTTTATCGGCGTCGCAAAAAGCTTTAAAACAA is from Epilithonimonas vandammei and encodes:
- a CDS encoding PadR family transcriptional regulator, whose amino-acid sequence is MNTENTKAQMRKGILEFCILSLIQQREMYVSDLIESLKKGKLDVVEGTLYPLLTRLKNGEFLAYRWEESTSGPPRKYYQITEKGSLFLAELQTTWQELTDSVNQITSNSHSQN